In one Geminocystis sp. M7585_C2015_104 genomic region, the following are encoded:
- a CDS encoding helix-turn-helix transcriptional regulator — MRIGNPPKGQDLASCGPHQVEVFRGEVLSPEKAQRMAEFFSLLGDSNRLRILSVLAQQELCVCDLAATLDMTESAVSHQLRTLKAMRLVAYEKRGRRVYYRLLDHHVLDLYSAVAEHLDETEN; from the coding sequence ATGAGAATAGGCAATCCCCCAAAAGGCCAGGATTTGGCGTCTTGTGGTCCCCATCAGGTAGAGGTTTTTCGGGGAGAGGTTTTGAGTCCAGAGAAAGCCCAGAGGATGGCAGAATTTTTTAGTTTGTTGGGGGATAGTAACCGCCTGCGGATTCTTTCGGTTTTGGCACAACAGGAACTATGCGTATGTGACTTAGCTGCTACATTAGACATGACAGAGTCAGCAGTGTCACATCAACTCAGGACATTAAAGGCGATGCGTTTGGTAGCTTACGAGAAGAGGGGAAGGAGGGTATATTATCGCCTGTTAGATCATCACGTATTAGATTTATACTCAGCAGTAGCCGAACATTTAGACGAGACGGAAAATTAG
- a CDS encoding prohibitin family protein, whose protein sequence is MGLNSIVVINPGQAGVLSILGKAQDGPLLEGLHFKPPFISSVDIYDVTVQKFEVSAQSSTRDLQELSATFAINFRLDPLKVVDIRRTQGSLQNIVAKIIAPQTQESFKIAAAKRTVEEAITQRAELKEDFDNALNSRLEKYGIIVLDTSVVDLNFSPEFAKAVEEKQIAEQRAQRAVYIAQEAEQQALAEINRAKGKAEAQRLLAETLKAEGGELVLKKEAIEAWKEGGAQMPQVLVINGNNAPGGLPFLFNLSDVQK, encoded by the coding sequence ATGGGACTCAATTCCATAGTGGTTATTAATCCCGGACAGGCCGGTGTTTTGAGTATCCTGGGAAAGGCTCAAGATGGCCCCCTGTTGGAAGGTTTGCATTTTAAGCCCCCCTTCATCTCCTCGGTAGACATCTATGACGTCACTGTCCAAAAATTTGAAGTTTCCGCCCAAAGTTCCACCAGGGATTTACAAGAATTAAGTGCCACCTTCGCCATCAACTTCCGTCTTGATCCCCTCAAAGTGGTAGATATTAGACGCACCCAAGGTAGCCTCCAAAACATCGTCGCTAAAATTATAGCCCCTCAAACCCAAGAATCCTTCAAAATAGCGGCCGCGAAACGCACCGTGGAAGAGGCCATCACCCAACGGGCTGAATTAAAGGAAGACTTTGATAATGCCCTTAATTCCCGTCTGGAAAAATATGGTATCATTGTCCTGGACACCAGCGTCGTAGACCTCAACTTCTCCCCCGAATTCGCTAAAGCCGTAGAAGAAAAACAAATCGCTGAACAACGGGCGCAACGGGCAGTATACATAGCTCAAGAGGCTGAACAACAGGCCCTGGCCGAAATTAACCGCGCCAAAGGTAAAGCAGAAGCCCAACGCCTACTGGCTGAAACCCTTAAGGCCGAAGGTGGGGAGTTGGTGCTGAAAAAAGAAGCCATCGAAGCCTGGAAAGAAGGTGGCGCCCAAATGCCCCAAGTCTTGGTTATCAACGGCAACAACGCCCCTGGTGGTCTCCCTTTCCTCTTCAACCTTAGCGATGTCCAAAAGTGA
- a CDS encoding peroxiredoxin encodes MLQIGQKAPDFTATAVVGQEFRVIRLSDYLGKYVVLFFYPLDFTFVCPTEVIAFSDRYHEFASLNTEILGVSVDSEFTHLAWIQTERKQGGVGELNYPLVSDLTKEISRAYHVLEESSGIAHRGLFIIDQEGIIQHITINNLSCGRSINETIRVLKAIQYVQSHENEVCPVDWQEGDKTMMADPVRSKLYFSSQ; translated from the coding sequence ATGTTGCAAATTGGACAAAAAGCTCCCGATTTCACCGCTACTGCCGTTGTAGGCCAAGAATTCAGGGTTATCAGACTCTCTGACTACCTAGGAAAATACGTCGTTCTCTTCTTCTACCCCCTTGACTTCACCTTTGTTTGTCCCACAGAGGTAATTGCCTTTAGCGATCGTTATCACGAGTTTGCCAGTCTCAACACGGAGATCCTAGGGGTGTCTGTGGACAGTGAATTTACCCACCTGGCCTGGATTCAAACGGAAAGAAAACAGGGGGGTGTGGGTGAACTCAATTACCCCCTAGTCTCCGATCTCACCAAGGAAATCAGTCGCGCCTACCACGTCCTGGAAGAGTCCTCCGGCATTGCCCATCGCGGCCTGTTTATCATCGATCAAGAGGGCATTATCCAACACATCACCATCAATAACCTCTCTTGTGGTCGTAGCATAAATGAAACAATTAGAGTTCTAAAAGCCATTCAATATGTCCAGTCCCACGAAAACGAAGTATGTCCAGTAGACTGGCAAGAAGGAGACAAGACTATGATGGCAGATCCAGTTAGGTCTAAACTCTATTTCTCCTCCCAATAG